Part of the Halalkalibacter krulwichiae genome is shown below.
CGGGGCAAAGCGATCAAATTTTATTATCGGGTCACCGCGACACGGTTTTTCGTAATTTTGGACAGCTAGAAAATGGAGATGAATTTATTGTGCATATGCCGTATGGTTCTTTTACTTACGAAATGTTTGAATCAAAAGTAGTGGATGCCAATGATCGTACTGTTATTCGATCAACAGCACCAAATGAAATCCTTACCCTATCAACATGCTACCCTTTTCATCTAGTAGGAGCCGCACCAGACCGTTATATTATCTATGCAAAGCCAGTTTATTAAGAAAAATCCCATTTGCGCAGAAATAGGTCAACCTTCTGTTCCCTATCAAATCATACAAAATAAAAATACAGACGGAGATTGAGATGTTCCGCCTGTATTTAGTTTGTCATAATGTTTGAGTAGATATGGTAGTTGCCGAAAAATATAAAACGAACCTTTAGAATCGCTTCTTGGACATGAACGATTTGTCTGTGAGGTAAATAACTTTCTTTTTGGCTATTTTTTGTTAACATGTTTAAGTAACTGCATAATACTATCTTTGCTCGTTCTCCCAGTCTATCTGGTAGTTTATATTTATGAAATCTTTCTGATCTTCTGGAAAGGAAAGAGATTTTGTCTTTACCTTTTGTAAAAGTGGTTTCATACTTTTTTCACCTTTAGAAAGCAGATCTTTGGCAACGTGATAGCAACGTTTATGATATAGAGCTAAGAGTGGTTGTAATCTGTCACCACTAACTGGAATAATTGCATCAACTTCTGAACGAGATATTTGATTGAGTAATGTATTAACGAATTCTTTTGACACAAAAGGAATATCTGCTGCAAGGACGAATAGCCAATCAGCATGATTAATCTCTTCAAATGCATAAGATAGCGCATATAGTGGACCTTTGTGCTGTTCCTTTTCAAGCAAGACTTCGGCTTGAAGAGGTTGGAAATGGGATGCTATTGATTCATTTGTCACAATGTAGACAGGTGACACGCCGCTAGTCACTAGTGCATTTACACTATGTTGATAAAAGGGGACACCGTTATATTGCTCAAACATCTTTGGTTTTCCATACCGTGAAGATTGGCCTCCTGCTAATACGACACCTGAAATCTTCATTTTTTCACCAGTTCCGCGGCAAAGTGAGGAAGAGTTGGTAAAATTAATTTTTCAAGCGCTAATGTAACGGCATTTGTTGAACCAGGTAGAGCATAGATGGCTGTTGCTCCGATACTTCCAGCAACAGCACGGCTAAATAAAGCTTTTGGGCCGACTTCCTCATAACTGAGCATGCGGAAAAGTTCACCAAATCCGTCCATTTGTTTATCTAGAAGTTCGGTTACGGCTTCATATGTAACATCTCGTGGAGAGAAACCAGTACCACCATTTAGAATAATTGCTTCGATTCTAGGGTTATCTACCCAACTTTTGATGGAATTTTGAATCTCACCAATTTCATCTTTTTTTATTTGATAATCAATAATGCTGTAATCTTTCGTTTCAAGTAACCTTTTAATCGTTTGTCCACTACGGTCATCTTCAAAATTTCTCGTGTCAGAAATCGTCAGCAACGCAATATTTACACTTTTGGAATCATTTATATGATGCATACTATTAATTCACCCTTCTTTTTTGTGTTAGAATGATTAATTATATCTAATAGTAACAGTTTTTTTTAAGTAGAACCAATATTCGTAAATACATCTAGATGAGTGTGGAGATAAGTTGATGAAGGGATGTGAATGGAAATGAACGAAATAACAGATCATTACTTGCGTCCATTGCAAGATTTGCGAATATCGATTATGGACAAGTGTAATTTCCGCTGTTCCTATTGCATGCCTGCAGATGTATTCGGCGAAGATTATGTTTTTATGAGAGAAGAAGAATTGCTCTCTTTTGATGAGATAGAAAGAATGGTAACTCAATTTACAACTTTGGGGGTAAAGAAAGTTCGACTGACTGGCGGCGAGCCTTTGTTAAGAAAGAATGTTTCCACTCTTGTGGAAAAGTTGGCTGCCATTAAAGAGATTGGGGATATTGCTCTTACGACAAATGGTGTTCATTTGGTGAAACAAGCACGAGCTTTAAAAAAGGCTGGGCTGATGCGAGTAAATATTAGTTTAGATGCCCTAGATACAACGATCTTTCAAGAAATGAATGGTCGAAAAGTATCTTCAGCTGTAGTGTTAAAAGGCATTGATGCAGCACTAGAAGCTGGTCTTCATGTGAAGATCAATATGGTTGTAAAAAAAGGAGTTAATGAAGGCGAAGTAGTTAAGTTAGCGTCTTATTGCAAAGACAAAGGCATTACTCTTCGTTTTATCGAGTTTATGGATGTTGGTCAAACAAATGGCTGGAACTATTCACAAGTTGTTACGAAGAAAGAGCTGTTGGAAAAAATTTCTACAATTGCTCCGCTTGAACAAGTGAAAAGAGATTATCTTGGTGAGGTAGCTGACCGATATCGATATAAAGGAACGAACACAGAAATTGGCATTATTTCTTCTGTATCTGATACCTTTTGTGGAAGTTGTACGAGAGCCCGGATTTCTGCAGATGGGAAAATGTACACATGTTTGTTTGCGGAAGAAGGGTTTGACTTACGTGCTTTAGTTAGGTCAGGTGCATCTGATCTTGAAATTAGAGCAACCATTGAAAACATTTGGCGTAAGAGAACGGATAAGTATTCTGAAGAAAGAACAGAACAAACGGTCAGAAAAAGAAAGAAAATTGAAATGTCTTATATTGGTGGATAGATTTAGTACTACAGTAGGATAGTCAATGTTCTGAGGTTGTCTCAAAAGGTCAAAGGACGATCTTTTGTGACAACCTTTTTAAGCTGTTAGATCATAAAAGAATGCTTAAGTGGAGGGATAACATGGTTGAAAGAAGAAAACCAATTTCAGTTGAAGATGCAGTAGCAAAGGTCAGTGCTAATTCGGTAATCAAGCAAAAAGAAACCATTGCGATTGAGGAGGCTTATGGAAGGTTTCTAGCTGAAGATTTAATCGCTTCGCATGATGTTCCAGCATTTGACCGTTCCCCCTATGATGGTTTTGCAATTCGTGCAGAAGATACGAGCCGAGCATCTGCAAATCATCCAGTATGCTTAGATGTAGTAGGGGCCATTGGAGCGGGGTTTGTATTTGAAGAAGAAGTCCAGGCTTTACAAGCAGTTCGTATCATGACAGGTGCTCCTATCCCAAAAGGTTGTAATGCAGTTGTGATGCTTGAATTAACAAAAGAGGTTACTAGTGAGAATGGTCAGCAGCAGATTCAAATTAAGCGTTCCTTTAATCAGGGAGATAACATTTCTAGGCAAGGAGAAGACACACAAAAAGGAACGATTCTAGTTGAAAAAGGGACTCAAATTAATCCAGGAATTGTTGCTTTATTAGCTACGTTTGGATATGCACAGGTAGAAGTAGCAATAAAGCCAAAAGTAGGAGTTATTGCAACTGGATCTGAACTGTTAAACGTCGAAGAACCTCTTGCTCCAGGCAAAATTCGTAATAGTAATGCTCATATGATTATGGCGCAGATTGCTAGAGCAGGGGGAGAAGCTATTTATTACGGTAAACTAAATGATGACTTTGATGAATGCCTTGTTGCAACGAAAAAAGCTCTCACTGAGGTAGATATGCTCATTACGACAGGTGGTGTTTCAGTTGGTGATTTTGATTATGTTCCAGCAATATTAAACGAGCTAGGTGCTAATGTACTGTTTAATAAAGTCGCTATGAGACCGGGAAGTGTCACAACCGTTGCTAATTTAGGAGAGAAAATGATCTATGGACTATCTGGTAATCCATCAGCTTGTTATGTTGGCTTTGAACTTTTTGTTAGGCCAATGGTCCGTAAATCATTATATAGTCATCTTCCTCATTTAAGAAAAGCCCAAGCGACTCTTGGTGTGGACTTCCCGAAGCCTAATCCTTTTATGAGGTTAGTAAGGTCTAAGGTAGATTTCATAGATGGCCAATTAGTTGCCTCGCCATCGGGTGTTGATAAGTCGGGGATTGTTAGCTCTTTAGGAGGAGCAGACTGTTTCATGGTGTTGCCAGGTGGCACAAGAGGGTACGAAAAGGGCATGACAATTGATGTGCTTTTGTTAGAAGATACTCAAGGAAGTGAGTGGCCGTGGAGCAATATTGTCGCATCTTACAAGTAGTCGGTTATCAGAATAGCGGGAAAACTACATTGATGGAAAAGGTAATAAAGGAATGCACCTCTTTAGGGTGGGATACCGCTACAATTAAACACCATGGTCATCATACGTCTCTAAAAAAAGAAATTGTCTTAAAAGATAGTGAGAGGCATGAGCAAGCTGGGGCTAGTATGACAGCGGTAGAAGGTGGAGGAGCGTTACAACTCCATATTAAAAATCAAACATGGTCGTTAAAAAAGCTCATTTTGTTGTATCAACATTTTTCTCCTGATGTCATTCTCGTAGAAGGCTTTAAAAAAGAGTCCTATCCTAAAGTAGTTCTAATAAGGGGAATAGAAGATGTAAAATTATTAGAGAAGTTAGAGAATATTGTTTGTGTCATCACTTGGAAGCCTGTTCAGCTTGAAACGAGACATTATCCCATCTATAATTTAGATGATTCTTCGGATTACCTTAACTATATAATACAGAAATTGAGTGATTAACATGGTTCAACTATTTGAGATTCAAGAGACCCCATTAGTTCTAGATGAGGTTGTCCAAAAAGTAGTTCGTAGAGAGTGTGGGGCTATTGCTACTTTCATCGGGACCGTAAGAGAGTTAACACACGGGAAACGAACATTGAAGCTTGAATATCAAGCTTACAAGCCGATGGCAATTAAAATGCTTGAACAAATTGGTAAAGAAGTTGAAGAAAAATGGCCAGGAGCAACGGTTGCTATAACTCATCGAGTTGGGACATTAGATATTACGGATATTGCCGTTATTATTGCCGTATCTACTCCACATCGTAAGGCGGCATATGAAGCGAATGAATATGCTATGGAGCGTATTAAACAAATTGTTCCAATTTGGAAGAAGGAATTTTGGGAAGATGGGACAAAATGGATTGGCGATCAACTTGAGAAAACTCCTTATCCAGAAGGTGTACCGAATTTGGGAGGGAAGAAAAATGATTAACATTTTACTATTTGCCGAACTTCAGGAAGAGGCAGGGGTTAATGAAATAAACGTCGA
Proteins encoded:
- the mobA gene encoding molybdenum cofactor guanylyltransferase; translation: MKISGVVLAGGQSSRYGKPKMFEQYNGVPFYQHSVNALVTSGVSPVYIVTNESIASHFQPLQAEVLLEKEQHKGPLYALSYAFEEINHADWLFVLAADIPFVSKEFVNTLLNQISRSEVDAIIPVSGDRLQPLLALYHKRCYHVAKDLLSKGEKSMKPLLQKVKTKSLSFPEDQKDFININYQIDWENEQR
- a CDS encoding MogA/MoaB family molybdenum cofactor biosynthesis protein, with the protein product MHHINDSKSVNIALLTISDTRNFEDDRSGQTIKRLLETKDYSIIDYQIKKDEIGEIQNSIKSWVDNPRIEAIILNGGTGFSPRDVTYEAVTELLDKQMDGFGELFRMLSYEEVGPKALFSRAVAGSIGATAIYALPGSTNAVTLALEKLILPTLPHFAAELVKK
- the moaA gene encoding GTP 3',8-cyclase MoaA, producing the protein MEMNEITDHYLRPLQDLRISIMDKCNFRCSYCMPADVFGEDYVFMREEELLSFDEIERMVTQFTTLGVKKVRLTGGEPLLRKNVSTLVEKLAAIKEIGDIALTTNGVHLVKQARALKKAGLMRVNISLDALDTTIFQEMNGRKVSSAVVLKGIDAALEAGLHVKINMVVKKGVNEGEVVKLASYCKDKGITLRFIEFMDVGQTNGWNYSQVVTKKELLEKISTIAPLEQVKRDYLGEVADRYRYKGTNTEIGIISSVSDTFCGSCTRARISADGKMYTCLFAEEGFDLRALVRSGASDLEIRATIENIWRKRTDKYSEERTEQTVRKRKKIEMSYIGG
- a CDS encoding molybdopterin molybdotransferase MoeA, which encodes MVERRKPISVEDAVAKVSANSVIKQKETIAIEEAYGRFLAEDLIASHDVPAFDRSPYDGFAIRAEDTSRASANHPVCLDVVGAIGAGFVFEEEVQALQAVRIMTGAPIPKGCNAVVMLELTKEVTSENGQQQIQIKRSFNQGDNISRQGEDTQKGTILVEKGTQINPGIVALLATFGYAQVEVAIKPKVGVIATGSELLNVEEPLAPGKIRNSNAHMIMAQIARAGGEAIYYGKLNDDFDECLVATKKALTEVDMLITTGGVSVGDFDYVPAILNELGANVLFNKVAMRPGSVTTVANLGEKMIYGLSGNPSACYVGFELFVRPMVRKSLYSHLPHLRKAQATLGVDFPKPNPFMRLVRSKVDFIDGQLVASPSGVDKSGIVSSLGGADCFMVLPGGTRGYEKGMTIDVLLLEDTQGSEWPWSNIVASYK
- the mobB gene encoding molybdopterin-guanine dinucleotide biosynthesis protein B, with the protein product MAVEQYCRILQVVGYQNSGKTTLMEKVIKECTSLGWDTATIKHHGHHTSLKKEIVLKDSERHEQAGASMTAVEGGGALQLHIKNQTWSLKKLILLYQHFSPDVILVEGFKKESYPKVVLIRGIEDVKLLEKLENIVCVITWKPVQLETRHYPIYNLDDSSDYLNYIIQKLSD
- a CDS encoding molybdenum cofactor biosynthesis protein MoaE — encoded protein: MVQLFEIQETPLVLDEVVQKVVRRECGAIATFIGTVRELTHGKRTLKLEYQAYKPMAIKMLEQIGKEVEEKWPGATVAITHRVGTLDITDIAVIIAVSTPHRKAAYEANEYAMERIKQIVPIWKKEFWEDGTKWIGDQLEKTPYPEGVPNLGGKKND